Proteins from a single region of Crassaminicella profunda:
- a CDS encoding ABC transporter permease → MGTIIRMTFLEMRKKKILYLTLILTAIFLLLYGTALRYTYKALPSADTLVRLTISGQLLSMGIYAVGFITAFLSIFSSVGAIASEIEKGTYDAILSKPIARYEIVLGKFIGILFVLLLYVTFLFLSVLGLNILFGKGVVIHFSTGAIIKSLTVFYLLPILLTAIGMFLSVSLSTIGSGVILVILYFCGMVGGIVEQIGFFLTDAATKAVLTNIGIITSLVIPSDIIYRKASALLYTTSSGFNMSLESMVGGSIQPSPFMMGYIVFYAVVMILLAVVKFKKRDL, encoded by the coding sequence ATGGGTACGATTATCAGAATGACCTTCCTTGAAATGAGAAAAAAGAAAATTTTATATCTAACATTAATTCTTACAGCAATTTTTTTGCTCCTTTATGGAACTGCATTAAGATATACCTATAAAGCATTACCTTCAGCAGATACTTTGGTAAGGTTAACTATTTCAGGACAGCTTTTATCTATGGGTATTTATGCGGTAGGATTTATTACAGCATTTTTATCTATTTTTTCAAGTGTAGGGGCTATTGCATCAGAAATTGAAAAGGGGACTTATGATGCTATTTTATCAAAGCCTATTGCTAGATATGAGATTGTTTTAGGAAAGTTTATAGGCATTTTATTTGTATTGCTTCTTTATGTAACCTTTTTATTTTTAAGTGTTTTAGGATTAAATATATTATTTGGAAAAGGTGTTGTCATCCATTTTTCTACTGGAGCTATTATAAAATCTTTAACTGTCTTTTATCTTTTACCTATTTTATTAACAGCTATAGGCATGTTTTTAAGTGTGTCTTTATCAACTATTGGTTCAGGAGTTATTTTAGTGATTTTATACTTTTGTGGGATGGTCGGTGGAATCGTAGAACAAATAGGATTTTTCTTAACTGATGCAGCGACAAAAGCGGTTTTAACGAATATAGGTATTATTACAAGTCTTGTTATTCCATCAGATATTATCTATAGAAAGGCATCTGCCCTTTTATATACAACATCTTCAGGATTTAATATGAGCCTTGAAAGTATGGTTGGAGGAAGTATTCAGCCAAGTCCATTTATGATGGGGTACATTGTTTTTTATGCTGTTGTAATGATTCTGTTGGCGGTTGTGAAATTTAAAAAGAGAGATTTATAG
- a CDS encoding MATE family efflux transporter — MQVIKKTSYLKPLTKEFLEYLLPSISAMWVFSIYTMVDGMFVGKGIGPMALASVNISMPFINMIFAISLIISIGASTLISFHLGGGEEKKSNEIFTLNIIILSFLGLIISILSLIYLEDLAIFLGASQETLLYVKDYLRLIIIFSPFFMLAYSLEVLVKADGFPVFAIVFVGLAAFINILFDYIFVILLDYGVKGAAFATGLSQFISCLGFLFHFIFGKSKLKLTHLKISFSTLKSIFLIGFPDAITELSTGITVYLFNYMILKHIGNRGITAFGVIMYVNNLVIMTMVAINQGMQPLVSFYHGKRDFIRIKKLLSLSFKTILLCSCLFVFVSQFFTDYLVSMFIDPSNLTVYQLSKKSLKIFSYSFMICGINILLSGYFTALKETKKASLISILRGLIVITCFIFILPHFLGSFGIWISSLLNEVFTLCISLWTFFRFHNHLQKHL, encoded by the coding sequence ATGCAAGTAATAAAAAAAACAAGCTATCTTAAGCCTTTAACAAAAGAATTTTTAGAATATCTACTTCCCTCTATTAGTGCTATGTGGGTTTTTTCCATATATACAATGGTCGATGGTATGTTTGTAGGAAAAGGTATTGGACCTATGGCTCTAGCATCCGTGAATATTTCAATGCCTTTTATCAATATGATTTTTGCTATTTCTTTGATTATATCTATAGGAGCCTCTACCCTCATCTCTTTTCATTTAGGTGGTGGAGAAGAAAAGAAGAGTAATGAAATATTTACTTTGAATATAATTATCCTTTCATTTCTAGGACTTATCATCAGTATATTATCCTTAATATATTTAGAAGATTTGGCTATATTCTTAGGAGCTAGTCAAGAAACCTTACTCTATGTTAAGGATTATCTTAGATTGATCATTATTTTTAGTCCCTTTTTTATGTTAGCTTATTCATTAGAAGTATTAGTCAAAGCTGATGGCTTTCCTGTTTTTGCAATTGTTTTTGTAGGTCTAGCAGCTTTTATAAACATTCTATTCGATTATATATTTGTAATACTTTTAGACTATGGAGTAAAGGGTGCTGCCTTCGCAACAGGTCTTTCTCAATTCATTTCCTGTTTAGGTTTTTTATTTCATTTTATTTTTGGAAAATCAAAATTAAAATTGACACACCTAAAAATTAGTTTTTCTACACTAAAAAGTATCTTTTTAATTGGTTTTCCTGATGCAATAACAGAGCTTTCTACAGGTATTACCGTCTACTTATTTAACTATATGATTTTAAAACATATTGGAAATAGAGGAATCACTGCTTTTGGTGTTATTATGTATGTGAATAATCTAGTGATTATGACAATGGTAGCTATTAATCAAGGAATGCAACCTTTAGTCAGCTTTTATCATGGAAAAAGAGACTTTATACGCATTAAAAAGCTCCTAAGCTTATCCTTTAAAACAATACTTTTATGTTCCTGCTTATTTGTATTTGTATCTCAATTTTTTACAGATTATTTAGTATCCATGTTTATTGATCCTTCAAACTTAACAGTCTATCAACTTTCAAAAAAATCTTTGAAGATATTTAGTTATTCCTTTATGATTTGTGGCATAAATATCTTATTATCAGGGTATTTTACTGCTCTTAAGGAAACAAAAAAAGCCTCCTTAATCTCCATTTTAAGGGGCCTTATCGTTATTACATGTTTCATCTTTATCCTTCCTCATTTTTTAGGAAGCTTTGGCATATGGATTAGCTCTTTATTAAACGAAGTGTTTACCCTTTGCATTTCTCTATGGACCTTTTTTCGTTTCCATAATCATTTACAAAAACATTTATAA
- a CDS encoding MerR family transcriptional regulator: MKKEYTIGEICKLYNIGPDSMRYYEKKGLITPRRRKNGYRIYSIEEVWKLNIIKDLRKLKFSVKQIKEYLEDRSIQSTKALVDHEIKLIEKEIESLEDTNKNLKRKLDSLKQINKIKDYEKIKIKNIPLRKIILIEQDVSKDEEIDLAFRKLQSISDEKVFLFGNKDMGAFISDEGMKRGRYNLYQKVFFFVEDVENYDYICLPEGYYATLVYKGAYEKSQRFISQMLMYIKKHHYSLRGNPLEIYRVDIHQTAKKEEFITEIQIPIHIG; the protein is encoded by the coding sequence ATGAAAAAAGAATATACCATAGGAGAAATTTGTAAATTGTACAATATAGGTCCTGATTCTATGCGATATTACGAAAAAAAAGGATTGATTACCCCAAGGCGCAGGAAGAATGGTTATCGAATTTATAGCATTGAAGAAGTATGGAAGTTAAATATTATTAAGGATTTAAGGAAATTAAAATTTTCTGTAAAACAAATTAAAGAATATCTAGAAGATCGGAGTATACAATCTACCAAAGCATTAGTAGATCATGAAATCAAATTGATTGAAAAGGAAATTGAAAGTCTTGAAGATACCAACAAGAATCTAAAAAGAAAGTTAGATTCACTAAAGCAAATAAATAAAATTAAGGATTATGAAAAAATAAAAATAAAAAACATCCCCTTAAGGAAAATTATTTTAATAGAGCAAGATGTATCAAAGGATGAGGAGATAGATTTGGCTTTTAGAAAATTACAAAGCATCAGTGATGAAAAAGTTTTTTTATTTGGAAATAAAGATATGGGGGCTTTTATATCTGATGAAGGGATGAAAAGAGGGAGATATAATCTATATCAGAAAGTATTCTTTTTTGTAGAGGATGTAGAAAATTATGATTATATATGCTTGCCTGAAGGATACTATGCTACTTTGGTATATAAAGGAGCTTATGAAAAAAGCCAAAGATTTATTTCACAGATGCTAATGTATATAAAGAAACATCATTATTCTCTTAGGGGAAATCCCTTAGAAATATATAGGGTAGATATACATCAAACGGCTAAAAAGGAAGAGTTTATTACAGAAATACAGATTCCTATCCATATAGGATAA
- a CDS encoding PLP-dependent aminotransferase family protein encodes MLTIDWKPNKTSSIPLYKQIIDYIKRKIANGDWIIGSKLPTQRELAKAFRVNRSTIVEALDELKAEGLIEGKSTKGTIIVNNTWSLLASISPPNWQDYIEGGVHRPNLETIQLINKLEFEPNMIRLGTGELSPDLFPNERMKKVFKNLSEKVHSLGYLEPKGLQHLREIISQYLKKYGIHASPASILITSGGLQALQLISIGILQPGSTIFVEKPSYIKSLHVFESTGMKLTGLSMDRGGIKPSEIKRNNKNTTLLYTIPTFHNPTSIVMPEDRREKILKICEKERLPIIEDDVYRELWLDEMPPLPLKTKDKNGTVLYLGSTSKTLAPGFRIGWLVGPEPVVERLGDIKMQTDYGSSSLSQWAIAEWIESGLYEENLLEVREKLKLRRQIALNALEKNFSDIALWEKPKGGFYIWLTLKEKISMNKLFHMAWRKRILINPGYMYDFSNNQSLRISYAYASLKDLEKGLEKLSIIIRELIKEK; translated from the coding sequence TTGTTAACAATTGATTGGAAGCCAAATAAAACATCGTCTATTCCTTTGTATAAGCAAATTATAGACTATATTAAGAGAAAAATAGCTAATGGGGATTGGATTATAGGAAGCAAGCTGCCTACCCAAAGAGAATTAGCAAAAGCCTTTCGTGTGAATAGAAGCACTATTGTAGAAGCTTTAGATGAATTAAAGGCAGAGGGATTGATAGAAGGAAAAAGTACGAAAGGTACAATTATTGTAAATAATACTTGGTCATTATTAGCCTCTATATCTCCTCCCAATTGGCAGGATTATATTGAAGGAGGGGTTCACAGACCAAATCTAGAAACAATTCAATTGATCAATAAATTAGAGTTTGAGCCTAATATGATTCGGTTAGGGACAGGAGAGCTTTCTCCAGACCTTTTTCCCAATGAAAGAATGAAGAAAGTATTTAAAAATCTTTCAGAAAAAGTACATTCTTTAGGATATTTAGAGCCTAAAGGATTACAGCATTTAAGAGAGATTATTAGCCAATACTTAAAAAAATATGGAATTCATGCATCGCCAGCTTCTATTTTAATTACTTCTGGTGGACTACAAGCCCTTCAATTAATATCTATTGGTATCCTTCAGCCTGGGTCGACCATATTTGTTGAAAAGCCTTCTTATATAAAGTCCCTTCATGTTTTTGAATCTACAGGTATGAAGCTAACAGGATTATCTATGGATAGAGGTGGGATTAAGCCTAGTGAAATAAAAAGGAATAATAAAAATACAACGCTCCTTTATACTATTCCTACATTTCACAATCCTACAAGTATTGTTATGCCAGAGGATCGACGAGAAAAAATACTTAAAATATGTGAAAAGGAAAGACTTCCTATTATTGAAGACGATGTTTACAGGGAGCTTTGGCTTGATGAGATGCCACCATTACCTTTAAAGACGAAGGATAAAAATGGAACGGTTCTTTATTTAGGAAGTACATCTAAGACCTTGGCACCTGGGTTTAGAATAGGTTGGTTGGTTGGGCCAGAACCTGTTGTAGAACGATTAGGAGATATAAAGATGCAGACAGATTATGGCTCTAGTTCCCTTTCTCAATGGGCAATAGCAGAGTGGATTGAGAGTGGCTTATATGAAGAAAATCTTCTAGAAGTAAGGGAAAAATTAAAGCTTCGTAGGCAAATAGCATTGAATGCATTGGAGAAAAATTTTTCGGATATAGCTCTATGGGAAAAACCTAAAGGAGGATTTTATATATGGTTAACCCTTAAAGAAAAAATATCTATGAATAAGTTGTTTCATATGGCTTGGAGAAAAAGGATATTAATCAATCCAGGATATATGTATGATTTTTCAAATAATCAAAGTTTAAGAATTTCTTATGCCTATGCATCATTAAAAGATTTAGAAAAAGGGCTTGAAAAGCTATCTATAATTATAAGAGAATTGATCAAGGAAAAGTAG
- a CDS encoding LysE/ArgO family amino acid transporter: MVGYLAQGFMLGLAYVAPIGMQNLYVINTAISKDRIRAYQVALITSFFDISLALACFFGMGMLMEKSQMLRGAILLIGSLVVIYIGVGLIRSKVETDNNVDVNKSLIQVVIACFTVTWMNPQALIDGSLLLGGFRASLPIEGSRMFILGVCLASLSWFTGVTTIVSIFRNNFNNKIIQTINIVCGGVIIYYGLKLLYTFIQMVR, translated from the coding sequence ATGGTTGGTTATCTTGCACAAGGATTTATGTTGGGACTTGCTTATGTAGCGCCTATAGGTATGCAGAATCTTTATGTAATCAATACAGCTATCAGTAAAGATCGAATAAGAGCATATCAGGTTGCCTTAATCACATCATTTTTTGATATTTCTCTTGCATTAGCCTGTTTCTTTGGAATGGGTATGTTAATGGAAAAATCACAAATGCTAAGAGGTGCTATACTACTCATTGGAAGCTTAGTAGTTATATATATAGGTGTAGGTCTTATAAGAAGTAAGGTAGAAACAGATAATAATGTAGATGTAAATAAATCCTTAATACAAGTAGTCATTGCTTGTTTTACAGTTACTTGGATGAATCCACAAGCATTAATAGATGGTTCTTTATTATTAGGTGGATTTCGTGCATCTCTTCCAATTGAAGGGTCAAGGATGTTTATTCTAGGGGTATGTTTAGCTTCATTATCTTGGTTTACAGGGGTTACTACAATAGTCTCTATTTTTAGAAATAATTTCAATAACAAAATAATTCAAACCATTAATATTGTTTGTGGGGGAGTAATTATTTATTATGGATTGAAGCTTTTATATACGTTTATTCAGATGGTAAGATAA
- a CDS encoding response regulator transcription factor, with translation MAKILVLEDEIAIRSFIKIKLKALGHDVIDTAYGKEALQKADERVDIALLDVMLPDMDGMEVCRKLRIRYPNLGIIMLTAKGQEKDKIEGLGSGADDYMVKPFSPKELAARINALLRRLNLSNQGHKFIYGPYEMNIDQKILKKNREIVPLTPTEYAILELLMKNSNKAVSRDEILDHIWGNNYIGDIKTVDVHVRRLRQKIEESPSNPIYLKAVWGYGYIWSVEE, from the coding sequence ATGGCAAAAATATTAGTTTTAGAGGATGAAATAGCGATACGAAGTTTTATAAAAATAAAGTTAAAGGCTTTAGGACATGATGTAATAGATACTGCATATGGAAAAGAAGCATTACAAAAAGCAGATGAGCGTGTAGATATTGCATTATTAGATGTGATGCTGCCAGATATGGATGGGATGGAAGTTTGCAGAAAACTTAGGATTCGTTACCCAAACTTAGGTATTATCATGCTTACAGCAAAGGGGCAGGAAAAGGATAAAATTGAAGGCTTAGGAAGTGGTGCAGATGATTATATGGTAAAGCCTTTTAGTCCAAAGGAATTAGCAGCAAGAATCAATGCTCTTTTAAGAAGATTAAATTTATCCAACCAAGGACATAAGTTTATTTATGGACCATATGAGATGAATATAGATCAAAAAATCTTAAAGAAAAATAGAGAGATCGTCCCCCTTACGCCAACAGAATATGCTATTTTAGAGCTTTTGATGAAAAATTCTAATAAGGCTGTTAGTAGAGATGAAATTTTAGATCATATATGGGGAAATAATTATATAGGAGATATAAAAACAGTAGATGTGCATGTAAGAAGACTAAGGCAAAAAATAGAGGAAAGTCCTTCGAATCCTATTTATTTAAAGGCTGTTTGGGGATATGGGTATATATGGAGTGTTGAAGAATGA
- a CDS encoding HAMP domain-containing sensor histidine kinase → MKSLKNRIYMQNGIIIITIVFLLESTFLWGIWNYYMNSAEYELLNKAKISGSFYNRYLVDDSIEEKARYILENDSKQEHIYMQVFDVNKIMLTDSYGFYDKQPHGSKDLLLGLQGKTQLMKMKKSEEAIIAISVPLYDKRKNILGAVRYSTSTEDIKKVIGKITRILFFIGNGVIIITFLLSSFLARRIVNPIEELTNVAGKMAKGDFSYGSVKKYDDEIGNLSDTLNYMAGEIVKSNKVKNEFISSVSHELRTPLTAIKGWSEIMLTGEVTSLEEAKEGLKIISDETDRLKGLVEDLLDFSRFEAKRVTLELEKININYLINEVGSYFKKRIEKEGIKLHVNIGQELYWINGDKNRLKQVFINIMDNAVKFSKHNGIIKIHTYKKENKVFIEIEDDGIGIPKEDIEKVMDKFYKGKAKESGSGIGLAVCKEIISMHGGNLVIESEENKGTKVTIEILTTL, encoded by the coding sequence ATGAAGAGTTTGAAAAATAGAATATACATGCAAAATGGGATCATTATTATTACCATTGTATTTCTTTTAGAAAGTACTTTTTTATGGGGAATATGGAACTATTATATGAATAGCGCAGAGTATGAACTATTGAATAAAGCAAAAATTTCAGGATCTTTTTATAACCGATATCTTGTTGATGATTCTATAGAGGAAAAAGCAAGATACATACTAGAAAATGATAGTAAACAAGAACACATTTATATGCAGGTATTTGATGTGAATAAAATCATGTTAACAGACTCTTATGGATTTTATGATAAACAACCTCATGGTTCAAAAGATTTATTATTAGGATTACAGGGAAAAACACAATTAATGAAAATGAAAAAAAGTGAAGAAGCTATAATAGCTATATCTGTTCCTCTTTATGATAAAAGGAAAAATATTTTAGGTGCTGTTAGATACTCTACTTCTACAGAAGATATAAAAAAGGTCATAGGAAAAATTACTCGTATCCTTTTTTTTATTGGAAATGGAGTAATCATTATTACTTTTTTACTGAGCTCTTTTTTAGCAAGGAGAATTGTGAATCCTATTGAAGAATTGACAAATGTTGCTGGGAAAATGGCAAAGGGAGATTTTTCTTATGGATCAGTAAAAAAATATGATGATGAAATAGGAAACCTTTCTGATACTTTAAACTATATGGCAGGTGAGATTGTAAAAAGCAATAAAGTAAAAAATGAATTTATATCATCTGTATCCCATGAGTTGAGGACACCTTTGACAGCTATAAAAGGATGGAGTGAGATTATGCTCACAGGAGAGGTTACAAGCTTAGAGGAAGCAAAAGAAGGATTGAAAATTATTTCAGATGAAACGGATAGACTCAAGGGATTGGTTGAAGACCTTCTTGATTTTTCTAGATTTGAAGCTAAAAGAGTTACTTTAGAGTTAGAAAAAATCAATATAAACTATTTAATCAATGAAGTAGGTAGCTATTTTAAGAAAAGAATTGAAAAAGAAGGAATCAAGCTGCATGTAAATATAGGACAAGAACTTTATTGGATCAATGGAGATAAGAATAGGCTAAAACAGGTATTTATTAATATCATGGATAATGCTGTAAAATTTTCTAAACATAATGGAATAATAAAAATTCATACTTATAAAAAGGAAAATAAAGTTTTTATAGAGATAGAAGATGATGGCATTGGAATTCCGAAAGAAGATATAGAAAAGGTTATGGATAAGTTTTACAAAGGGAAGGCGAAGGAATCAGGAAGTGGTATAGGATTAGCTGTTTGTAAAGAAATTATATCTATGCATGGAGGAAATCTAGTTATAGAGAGTGAGGAAAATAAAGGAACTAAGGTAACCATAGAAATCTTAACTACTTTGTAA
- a CDS encoding Cache 3/Cache 2 fusion domain-containing protein, which yields MSIKSKLIISYVLLIVFSVGILGFLIGNHSRSAVFREVTEKSKGTVELIHNMVSVRNNLLSEKVCTDLHYVEELLNNLGEIRMDYNKEVQVGNYTLPPLYAGNTNLTLDTALADKIKKSIGAIYSIFLLQDDQLIRVSTNLEITGNRAIGTKLSSDHYSNNDCNINNCNIYKKIINNKTYYGSHLIGDDWLITGYKPLLDKDKKVIGAIALGYKGINSYLEKTLNDIKIGKTGYVYVMNSKGDVLVHPNIKGENLSSFAFSQKIIKTKNGIIEYEFQGVSKMASYKYFAPWDLYIIATANYDDLKSSSISIFKTTLFIGIFISLICVIVSLFVANTLVQPINKLKNYMESVSQGDLTVYSDIESKDEIGILSNSFNHMVEENKRLLQEIINHDHMKTEFFSNISHELKTPINMILSTSQLFSFYAKNEQPAITSNKLTHHINIINQNCYRLLRLVNNLIDITKIDSGYMKLNLKNENLIEVVENITLSTVEYVESKGRILIFDTDTEEKFMAFDEEKIERIMLNLISNAVKFTRPKDTIQINVYDKKDKIDISIKDTGIGIPEDKVEKIFERFKQVDPLLNRSHEGSGIGLSLVKSLVEMHNGSISVKSTYNKGTEFIVTLPVKFVPEENTPSQKDDFSKKTNVEKIKIEFSDIYS from the coding sequence ATGAGTATCAAATCTAAATTGATCATTAGCTATGTATTATTAATTGTATTTTCAGTTGGTATATTAGGATTCTTAATAGGAAATCACTCTCGCAGTGCTGTTTTTCGTGAAGTAACTGAAAAAAGCAAGGGCACTGTAGAATTAATTCATAACATGGTCAGTGTTCGAAATAATCTTCTTTCAGAAAAAGTATGTACAGATTTACATTATGTAGAAGAACTACTCAATAATTTAGGAGAAATACGAATGGATTATAACAAGGAAGTTCAAGTTGGAAATTATACACTCCCTCCCTTATACGCTGGAAATACGAATCTAACCTTAGACACTGCACTTGCTGATAAAATAAAAAAATCAATTGGCGCAATTTATTCTATATTTTTACTTCAAGATGATCAATTAATAAGAGTTTCTACAAATCTAGAGATTACTGGAAATAGAGCCATAGGAACCAAACTATCTAGCGATCATTATTCTAATAATGATTGCAATATTAACAACTGTAATATTTACAAAAAAATCATCAATAATAAAACCTATTATGGTAGTCATTTAATTGGAGATGACTGGTTAATAACAGGCTACAAACCACTCCTTGATAAAGATAAAAAAGTGATAGGGGCTATCGCTTTAGGTTATAAAGGAATCAATTCATATCTAGAAAAAACACTCAATGATATTAAAATTGGGAAAACAGGGTATGTCTATGTGATGAATTCAAAAGGGGATGTTCTTGTTCATCCAAATATAAAAGGGGAAAATCTGTCTTCCTTTGCATTTTCTCAAAAAATAATCAAAACAAAAAATGGTATTATCGAATATGAATTTCAGGGAGTCTCTAAAATGGCTTCTTACAAATATTTTGCGCCTTGGGATTTATACATCATCGCAACAGCTAACTATGATGATTTAAAGTCTTCTTCTATATCTATTTTTAAAACAACTTTATTTATAGGAATTTTTATTTCTCTAATATGTGTCATTGTATCGCTATTTGTTGCAAATACATTAGTACAACCTATTAATAAATTGAAAAATTATATGGAATCTGTTAGTCAAGGAGATTTAACTGTTTATTCTGATATAGAAAGTAAAGATGAAATTGGTATCCTATCCAATAGTTTTAATCATATGGTGGAGGAGAACAAAAGATTATTACAAGAAATTATTAATCATGATCACATGAAAACAGAGTTTTTTTCAAATATCTCTCACGAACTAAAAACGCCTATCAACATGATTTTATCAACATCCCAATTATTTTCTTTTTATGCAAAAAATGAACAGCCTGCAATTACTAGTAATAAATTAACTCATCATATAAATATCATCAATCAAAATTGCTATCGGCTCTTAAGGCTCGTAAATAATTTGATTGATATTACAAAGATAGATTCAGGATATATGAAACTAAATTTAAAAAATGAAAATCTTATAGAAGTTGTTGAGAATATAACTTTATCTACTGTTGAATATGTAGAAAGTAAAGGAAGAATCCTTATATTCGATACGGATACGGAAGAAAAATTTATGGCTTTTGATGAAGAAAAAATAGAAAGAATTATGCTCAATCTTATTTCTAATGCAGTAAAATTTACACGCCCAAAAGATACAATCCAAATAAATGTTTATGATAAAAAAGATAAAATAGATATTTCTATAAAAGATACAGGTATTGGTATTCCAGAAGATAAAGTAGAAAAGATCTTTGAAAGGTTCAAACAAGTAGACCCTCTTTTAAATCGTAGTCATGAAGGAAGTGGAATAGGATTATCTCTTGTAAAATCTTTAGTAGAAATGCACAATGGAAGTATTTCTGTAAAAAGTACCTATAACAAAGGCACTGAGTTCATTGTTACATTGCCAGTAAAATTTGTCCCTGAAGAAAATACCCCCTCACAAAAAGATGATTTTTCAAAGAAAACCAATGTAGAAAAAATAAAAATTGAGTTTTCTGATATTTATTCATAA
- a CDS encoding methylated-DNA--[protein]-cysteine S-methyltransferase — protein MKTYKIYYHSPVGIVEIISTLEYVLSITFVEREKKALEVPDILKEACNQLDEYFQGKRKTFDLNLKVEGTTFQKRVWNALMKINYGEVVSYKEVAKIIGNEKAVRAVGNANNKNKIPIIIPCHRVIGSNGKLIGYAGGIWRKEWLIKHEKMYQ, from the coding sequence ATGAAGACATATAAAATTTATTATCATTCACCAGTAGGCATAGTAGAAATTATTAGCACATTAGAGTATGTTTTATCTATTACATTTGTTGAAAGAGAAAAGAAAGCGTTAGAAGTGCCAGATATATTAAAAGAAGCATGCAATCAACTAGATGAATATTTTCAAGGAAAAAGAAAAACTTTTGATTTAAATTTAAAAGTAGAAGGAACGACTTTTCAGAAGCGTGTATGGAATGCTTTAATGAAAATTAATTATGGAGAAGTAGTGTCCTATAAAGAAGTAGCAAAAATAATTGGAAATGAAAAAGCAGTAAGAGCAGTGGGAAATGCAAATAATAAAAATAAAATTCCTATTATCATTCCTTGCCATAGGGTGATTGGAAGCAATGGGAAATTAATAGGATATGCTGGAGGGATTTGGAGGAAGGAATGGCTGATCAAACATGAAAAAATGTATCAGTGA
- a CDS encoding DNA-3-methyladenine glycosylase, whose amino-acid sequence MKLDKDFYMQDGITLAKDLLGKILVREIDGKRIMCRIVETEGYIGPIDKACHAYNNRRTNRTEVMFWCGGHAYIYLIYGMYHCLNIVANKKDKPEAVLIRAVEPLNELDLLRENRKIKSKALKDLTNGPGKLCKALHITKKLNGYDLVKGEHLYLLDNEEQLDIVEAKRVNIDYAEEYKDKLWRFYIKNNQFVSKK is encoded by the coding sequence TTGAAATTAGATAAAGATTTTTATATGCAGGATGGTATTACCCTAGCAAAGGATTTACTAGGAAAGATATTGGTAAGAGAAATAGATGGGAAGCGGATTATGTGTAGAATTGTTGAAACAGAAGGTTATATAGGTCCTATTGATAAGGCTTGCCATGCGTATAATAATCGAAGAACAAATAGGACGGAGGTCATGTTTTGGTGTGGAGGACATGCGTACATTTATTTGATTTATGGCATGTATCATTGTTTAAATATTGTAGCAAATAAAAAGGACAAGCCAGAAGCTGTATTAATAAGAGCTGTTGAGCCTTTGAATGAACTTGACCTTTTAAGGGAAAATAGAAAAATAAAATCAAAAGCATTGAAGGATTTGACAAATGGACCGGGAAAGCTATGCAAAGCCCTTCATATAACAAAGAAATTAAATGGATACGATCTAGTAAAAGGAGAGCATCTATACTTACTAGACAATGAAGAACAGCTGGACATTGTAGAAGCTAAGAGGGTAAATATTGATTATGCGGAAGAATACAAGGATAAGCTTTGGCGGTTTTATATAAAAAATAATCAATTTGTTTCTAAAAAATAA